In the genome of Cygnus olor isolate bCygOlo1 chromosome Z, bCygOlo1.pri.v2, whole genome shotgun sequence, one region contains:
- the TMEM271 gene encoding transmembrane protein 271 has protein sequence MKWSVRGACAALSSCLLLACALSAAAVGLKCFSLGSELKGEPFRLGTAAGAFYSGLLLAAGLSLLAAALLCCRPPDEAPAAAAPAGGGPGGAPGGAPGGGEAASASAAASASASASASASAAAAAPSGPGEKASPGGRQNFLLLGVLVFMLGVLSAFAGAVIDGDTVSLVERKYSHYCLLQPGGAARPRSGPAAPDGSAAALRCQKLRDYQRGLVLSTVFNALECLLGLLNLLLVKNYKASQQRGRRRRRRRAAPAAAAAAGGRRRRRRGGGGGRRAPRHSQGSLFSGGEPELTPGDCPFQAVSYINVGVFHVFDEAGVEVHCGGHPSVELPGYSPMDPELNASYPYCYPLPSEQPPAYEEIYPGEPCAHGT, from the coding sequence ATGAAGTGGAGCGTGCGGGGAGCCTGCGCCGCGCtctccagctgcctcctgctcgCCTGCGCCCTCAGCGCCGCCGCCGTGGGCCTCAAGTGCTTCTCGCTGGGCTCGGAGCTCAAGGGCGAGCCGTTCCGCCTGGGCACCGCCGCCGGCGCCTTCTActcggggctgctgctggccgccGGCCTCTCGCTGCTCGCCGCCGCGCTGCTCTGCTGCCGCCCGCCCGACGAGGCGcccgcggcggcggcaccggccGGCGGCGGACCCGGCGGAGCCCCCGGCGGAGCCCCCGGCGGGGGGGAGGCGGCATCGGCATCGGCTGCAGCATCGGCATCGGCGTCGGCATCGGCATCGGCatcggcggcggcggccgccccgtcggggccgggggagaaggcGTCGCCCGGGGGGCGGCAGAacttcctgctgctgggggtgctggtgttCATGCTGGGCGTGCTGAGCGCCTTCGCCGGCGCCGTCATCGACGGCGACACCGTGTCGCTGGTGGAGAGGAAGTACTCGCACtactgcctgctgcagcccggCGGCGCGGCCCGCCCGCGgagcggccccgcggcccccgaCGGCTCGGCGGCGGCGCTCCGCTGCCAGAAGCTGCGGGACTACCAGCGCGGCTTGGTGCTCTCCACCGTCTTCAACGCGCTGGAGTGCCTGCTGGGCCTGCTCAACCTGCTCCTCGTCAAGAACTACAAGGCCTCGCAGCagcgcgggcggcggcggcggcggcggagagcggccccggcggcggcggcggcggcgggcgggcggcggaggcGAAgacggggcggcggcggcgggcggcgggcgccgCGCCACAGCCAGGGCTCCCTGTTCTCCGGCGGCGAGCCCGAGCTCACCCCCGGGGATTGCCCCTTCCAGGCCGTCTCCTACATCAACGTGGGCGTCTTCCACGTCTTCGACGAGGCCGGCGTGGAGGTGCACTGCGGCGGGCACCCGTCCGTCGAGCTGCCCGGCTACTCGCCCATGGATCCCGAGCTGAACGCCTCCTACCCGTACTGCTACCCGCTGCCCAGCGAGCAGCCCCCCGCCTACGAGGAGATCTACCCCGGGGAGCCCTGCGCCCACGGCACCTAG